From the genome of Ooceraea biroi isolate clonal line C1 chromosome 10, Obir_v5.4, whole genome shotgun sequence:
AATTGGTTGAAAATTGCGAATGATTTTGCGGTGAAGTGGAATTTTCCGCATTGCATAGGTGCCATTGATGGAAAGCACGTGATAATACAAGTGAGTAgatgtttaaataatgtttttaatatttatatttacaggaagagataaaaatgatCATTTTCTATTTCAGTCACCTCCTCACAGCGGCTCaacgtattataattacaaaggAAATCATAGCATCAATTTACTAGCGGTTTGTGATGCTAATTACTGCTTCACATTAATCGACATTGGTGCGGAAGGCCGACAGAGCGATGGAGGAATCTTCGCTCATTCAAATTTCGGCCAGCGATTTGAAgcaaatttaatgaatttacCACAACCGAGACTGCTTGAAAGTTCTGAATCCGCATTACCGTTTGTATTAGTAGCGGATGAGGCATTTGCTTTAACTACTTACATGATACGACCATATCCACGAAGCGGACGCCTAAACGGTCAAAGAAAggtaatgaatattaaatatatcaaaagtGTAGACTCTTTATAAGGAAAgaacgtgtatgtatgtatttattatttataaaggtATTCAACTATCGTCTCAGTCAAGCAAGAAGAATGATAGAAAGTGCGTTCGGCATTTTGACAGCGAAATGGCGAATTTATCGTCGACCGATAATCTCATCTGTCTCTACTGCAGTCAAAATTGTTCAAGCAACTGTATGCTTACACAATTTTGTGATCCAAAATGAAAACCAATTGCCGCTTTCTGAAAGATGTTATACACGTATCATCAGTGGAGAAGAAACCGTGATAAACGGTGCATTGCAAGACGTCAACAATGCTGGCAGAACTAATGCCCATACCCGACTTGCCTCTAGAATCCGAGATGAGTTTGCTTCATACTTTGAAAACCTGGGAGCAGTATCCTGGCAGTGGGAAAAAGTTTTGCTCAACGATTTTTAAttgagaaaaggaaaagatttcaggtaagaaaaatgtaaatttatcatttatcagtattttaaaatagaaacgaaattgattttttgATACCGAAGTGACATGCACATTGATACAACGAtgattggaaaatataatttacatgtgTCGGTGACGTGTACTTCTGTGCTTCTGAGTAGACGGAGGCgaaaatgaatgaaaagaaattgtgGTATTTTATTTCAGCAAGTTAAAGAGAGTACATCGTTTTTTTGTGTTACAAATAcacttattcattttattattcgtataattattatctatacttttattttacagtgTAAATGACATCTTATATATACCAGTCATTTCAGGCGTTTCTACTTTGTGTACGTGAAGTAGTTGTGCTTGGAACTTGTTTCGCGACGCGCAGTTTGGAGTGCGATTAGACAAATTGCGTTACAAAGTTATCTTCCTCATTGTGATCAGACTTTTGTGAGCTGAACGCCATGTATAAAACCATCTCAACGCACAGATTTTACTGTGCGCTTAAATGAAACAGATGATCCTATTCCCTACTCTCATTGCCTGTTCTTTGCTTtgtgcaaaggactttacacCAATTCCGATATGCATAACGGCGTAAACCATGGTAACGACATCGGTGACGCGTTCGGATGCACCAGGTATGAAAGAAGTCAAGCTTAACATGTGGTCTCTACTGTGCACCATAATCTACTTTATGCTGAGCACTGTTTGTTGTTGGAAGTTACTCCAAAAGTTGTACTTACAATTTTAGCTAGTATTTTAGTTAGTAGAGAAGtaattgctttttttataGGTAAAAGAAGAGTTCCTGTAATATGTAtcgtttgaaaaatattgtctGACTTTGAGCCCATGTGCACTCCGATTTCCGCTTCCAGTAAGATTGTTCAACTGTTGGCTATACT
Proteins encoded in this window:
- the LOC105286419 gene encoding putative nuclease HARBI1 isoform X1; protein product: MDCDLILLNVWKQWKKWKLIKHTFQQRNVKKRQILKLFVIWKLIHEAEGAHKMWVRPIFKERQRLLQGASDNLVREMELEDHEMFYNYCRMSVKMFNQLLHIVGPVIEKQSLVRDPIPARTRLLVCLRYLASGDSMTSISYFFRIGINTVSRIISETCEQLWNTLHKSVFPEIKETNWLKIANDFAVKWNFPHCIGAIDGKHVIIQSPPHSGSTYYNYKGNHSINLLAVCDANYCFTLIDIGAEGRQSDGGIFAHSNFGQRFEANLMNLPQPRLLESSESALPFVLVADEAFALTTYMIRPYPRSGRLNGQRKVFNYRLSQARRMIESAFGILTAKWRIYRRPIISSVSTAVKIVQATVCLHNFVIQNENQLPLSERCYTRIISGEETVINGALQDVNNAGRTNAHTRLASRIRDEFASYFENLGAVSWQWEKVLLNDF
- the LOC105286419 gene encoding protein ANTAGONIST OF LIKE HETEROCHROMATIN PROTEIN 1-like isoform X2, whose amino-acid sequence is MDCDLILLNVWKQWKKWKLIKHTFQQRNVKKRQILKLFVIWKLIHEAEGAHKMWVRPIFKERQRMSVKMFNQLLHIVGPVIEKQSLVRDPIPARTRLLVCLRYLASGDSMTSISYFFRIGINTVSRIISETCEQLWNTLHKSVFPEIKETNWLKIANDFAVKWNFPHCIGAIDGKHVIIQSPPHSGSTYYNYKGNHSINLLAVCDANYCFTLIDIGAEGRQSDGGIFAHSNFGQRFEANLMNLPQPRLLESSESALPFVLVADEAFALTTYMIRPYPRSGRLNGQRKVFNYRLSQARRMIESAFGILTAKWRIYRRPIISSVSTAVKIVQATVCLHNFVIQNENQLPLSERCYTRIISGEETVINGALQDVNNAGRTNAHTRLASRIRDEFASYFENLGAVSWQWEKVLLNDF